The bacterium genome window below encodes:
- a CDS encoding PHP domain-containing protein — MIDLHLHSTASDGFLTPRELANYLQHRGVSAFALTDHDTMHGNSEVFDEALKLGLTCIPGIELSCLFEKYSIHLLGYFQEPLPGLLQERLIDIQRWRAERNPRIIEKLQSLGFPVTMLMAEREASDGGQIGRPHIARALLKLNIVKSQEEAFNKYLGSGKPAYVEKDRLQLIEAVQLIHAAGGAAILAHPMIYPFVSKLTLSRFLNKAIETGIDGIEAHYPEHSIPVRLRIERECVKRNLLFTGGSDFHGPVTGPLQPGIGMGDLKVPEMVLQPLLERITERHAARAAA, encoded by the coding sequence GTGATTGATCTACATCTTCATTCCACCGCCTCCGATGGTTTTTTGACGCCGCGTGAGTTAGCAAACTACTTGCAGCACCGCGGCGTTAGCGCATTTGCGTTGACTGACCACGACACAATGCACGGCAACAGCGAAGTCTTCGATGAAGCGTTAAAACTGGGTTTAACGTGTATTCCCGGCATTGAATTGTCTTGCTTATTCGAGAAGTACTCTATCCATTTACTGGGTTATTTTCAAGAACCGTTACCGGGATTGTTACAAGAACGCTTGATCGATATCCAACGGTGGCGCGCTGAACGTAATCCCCGAATCATCGAGAAGTTGCAGTCACTTGGATTTCCCGTCACCATGTTGATGGCGGAAAGAGAAGCGTCGGATGGCGGGCAGATTGGTCGTCCGCATATCGCCCGCGCTTTGTTGAAGTTGAATATTGTTAAGTCTCAGGAAGAAGCATTTAACAAGTATCTTGGTTCCGGAAAACCAGCCTATGTTGAAAAGGATCGCTTGCAACTAATCGAGGCGGTACAGTTGATTCATGCCGCGGGTGGCGCGGCCATATTGGCGCATCCGATGATTTATCCGTTCGTATCGAAATTAACTTTATCGCGTTTTCTCAATAAAGCCATTGAGACAGGTATCGACGGTATTGAAGCACACTATCCTGAACATAGTATTCCGGTCCGGTTGCGCATAGAACGGGAATGTGTCAAGCGAAATCTACTGTTCACAGGTGGTTCCGATTTTCATGGACCAGTTACCGGACCGCTTCAACCGGGCATTGGGATGGGTGATTTGAAAGTACCAGAAATGGTGCTTCAGCCGCTTTTGGAGCGGATTACCGAACGACACGCTGCTCGGGCAGCTGCATAA
- a CDS encoding sugar phosphate nucleotidyltransferase, giving the protein MKGIVLAGGTGSRLFPLTKVTNKHLLPVGKAPMIFHPIFRLVEAGIEEILIVTGVEHMGAVVTLLGSGKDYGARFTYRVQDEAGGIAQALGLAENFVHGDRSVVILGDNIFEDSLVDLVKNFSVQRRGARIVLKQVTDPHRFGVAEVVDGKVVGIEEKPKQPKSDWAVTGIYCYDAEVFNIIKTLKPSGRGELEITDVNNHYLQRSELEADYFRGWWTDAGTFESLRVADELASAIPAPFAK; this is encoded by the coding sequence ATGAAAGGTATTGTTCTGGCTGGCGGTACGGGCAGTCGGCTGTTCCCCCTAACAAAAGTTACCAATAAGCATTTATTGCCAGTCGGTAAAGCCCCGATGATTTTCCATCCAATTTTCCGGTTGGTGGAAGCGGGTATCGAAGAGATTCTCATCGTGACCGGGGTGGAACACATGGGAGCGGTAGTTACGCTGCTTGGCTCCGGGAAAGACTACGGCGCGCGCTTTACTTATCGCGTACAGGATGAAGCCGGTGGGATTGCGCAAGCGCTCGGATTAGCCGAAAATTTTGTCCATGGCGACCGCTCGGTTGTAATTTTAGGTGACAACATTTTTGAAGACTCGTTGGTCGATCTCGTGAAGAACTTTTCGGTACAGCGCCGGGGTGCCCGCATTGTTCTCAAGCAAGTGACGGATCCACACCGGTTTGGCGTCGCGGAAGTCGTTGATGGAAAAGTTGTCGGTATCGAAGAGAAGCCGAAGCAGCCGAAGAGTGATTGGGCGGTAACCGGGATTTACTGTTACGACGCGGAAGTCTTCAATATCATCAAAACTTTGAAACCATCGGGACGTGGCGAATTGGAAATCACCGACGTCAATAATCATTATCTGCAACGCAGCGAACTGGAAGCGGACTATTTCCGGGGGTGGTGGACCGATGCCGGTACGTTTGAATCGTTGCGAGTTGCCGACGAATTAGCTTCAGCAATCCCAGCTCCGTTTGCGAAGTAA
- a CDS encoding UDP-glucose/GDP-mannose dehydrogenase family protein — translation MKLAVVGTGYVGLVAGACLAETGHTVICVDKDQSKIDILLQGGIPIYEPGLIELVEKSVKSDRLSFSTDLAAAVQASQVIFIAVGTPSDEDGSADLQHVLAVAQEIGTAMNGYKVIVDKSTVPVGTAEKVREEIAKYTNHPFDVVSNPEFLKEGAAVDDFLKPDRVVIGADSDTAREMMQDLYAPFVRQGHPVIVMDVKSAEVTKYASNAFLATKISFINELANFCEIVGADAMKVRLGMGSDRRIGNAFLFPGVGYGGSCFPKDVKALMKTAKDVGMPLQVVEAVSKVNYNQRYRFLEKLYKVYGEDLSGKTFALWGLSFKPRTDDMREAPALTIIDELTKRGAKVRGYDPAAMEEAERRLHNHPRRDMIALISHQYEALENADALIIVTEWNDFRDPDFDHIKELLKPPYTIFDGRNVYDLAKMAKHEIRYISIGRASV, via the coding sequence GTGAAACTCGCAGTTGTTGGAACTGGTTATGTCGGTCTAGTAGCGGGCGCGTGTCTCGCTGAGACCGGACACACTGTTATCTGTGTCGATAAAGACCAAAGCAAAATCGATATTCTCCTGCAAGGTGGAATCCCGATTTACGAACCGGGATTGATCGAATTGGTTGAAAAATCCGTTAAATCGGATCGCTTGAGTTTCTCGACCGATCTCGCTGCCGCGGTGCAAGCCTCACAAGTAATCTTTATTGCAGTAGGTACCCCATCCGATGAGGATGGCTCCGCCGATTTACAGCATGTGCTCGCGGTGGCGCAGGAAATCGGTACGGCAATGAATGGGTATAAAGTCATTGTCGACAAATCGACTGTACCCGTTGGCACCGCTGAGAAAGTGCGTGAAGAGATTGCAAAATATACGAACCACCCGTTCGACGTCGTTTCCAATCCGGAATTCTTGAAAGAAGGCGCTGCCGTCGATGATTTCTTGAAACCGGATCGTGTTGTAATCGGAGCGGATAGCGACACCGCGCGCGAGATGATGCAAGACCTTTATGCGCCGTTTGTCCGGCAAGGACATCCAGTGATTGTGATGGATGTCAAATCGGCGGAAGTCACGAAGTATGCGTCGAATGCGTTTCTCGCTACGAAAATCTCGTTTATCAATGAATTGGCGAATTTCTGCGAGATCGTCGGCGCTGATGCGATGAAAGTTCGTTTGGGTATGGGCAGCGACCGCAGGATCGGTAACGCATTCCTGTTTCCTGGTGTCGGGTACGGCGGGTCGTGTTTCCCGAAAGACGTGAAAGCGTTAATGAAGACCGCCAAAGATGTCGGTATGCCGTTACAAGTCGTCGAAGCCGTATCGAAAGTGAATTACAACCAACGCTATCGATTCCTCGAGAAATTGTACAAAGTCTATGGAGAAGACCTCTCCGGTAAAACCTTTGCGTTGTGGGGCTTGTCGTTCAAACCGCGCACCGACGATATGCGCGAAGCGCCGGCATTGACGATTATCGATGAGTTAACCAAACGCGGCGCGAAAGTACGCGGATACGATCCGGCGGCGATGGAGGAAGCGGAACGACGGCTCCATAACCATCCCCGTCGAGACATGATTGCGCTGATATCGCACCAATACGAAGCATTGGAAAATGCCGATGCGCTCATCATCGTGACCGAATGGAACGATTTCCGCGATCCCGATTTCGATCACATCAAAGAGTTGCTCAAACCGCCGTACACGATTTTCGACGGCCGAAATGTTTACGATTTGGCGAAGATGGCAAAACACGAAATCCGTTACATCTCGATTGGACGAGCAAGCGTATGA
- a CDS encoding SDR family oxidoreductase produces the protein MRVLVTGGAGFLGSHLCDFLLAQKDEVVCLDNFFTGSKDNVRHLLNNDHFELVRHDVVEPILLEVDQIYHLACPASPVHYRYNPVKTIKTNVLGTLNMLGLAKRIRARILLASTSEVYGDPSIHPQTEEYWGNVNPIGPRSCYDEGKRAAECLMMDYHRQNNVDVRIARIFNTYGPRMAVNDGRVVSNFIIQALRGEPITIYGHGQQTRSFCYCDDLIHGLHGLMNQTETIGPVNIGNPGEFTILEFAQMVIAKTGSASQIVYEELPQDDPKQRCPDITKAMRYMQWSPTIPLSEGVDKTIAYFRKVIG, from the coding sequence ATGAGAGTTCTCGTTACTGGCGGCGCAGGTTTTTTAGGTTCGCATCTGTGCGACTTCTTGCTCGCGCAAAAAGATGAAGTGGTATGCCTCGACAATTTCTTCACCGGGTCGAAGGATAACGTTCGCCATCTATTGAACAACGACCATTTCGAGTTGGTGCGGCACGACGTGGTGGAACCGATTCTCCTGGAAGTGGATCAGATCTATCATCTCGCCTGTCCCGCATCGCCTGTGCACTACCGGTACAATCCGGTGAAGACGATCAAGACGAATGTGCTCGGTACGTTGAATATGCTCGGTCTCGCAAAACGGATTCGAGCGAGAATTCTGCTCGCGTCGACTTCGGAGGTGTATGGCGACCCCAGTATTCACCCGCAAACGGAGGAGTACTGGGGGAATGTGAATCCGATTGGCCCTCGGAGTTGTTACGACGAGGGGAAACGGGCGGCGGAATGTTTGATGATGGATTATCACCGGCAGAACAACGTCGATGTACGGATTGCGCGGATTTTCAATACCTATGGGCCGCGGATGGCGGTGAATGATGGGCGGGTCGTTTCCAATTTCATCATTCAGGCGTTGCGGGGCGAGCCGATTACCATTTACGGGCATGGCCAACAGACGCGGAGTTTCTGTTACTGTGACGATTTGATTCACGGGCTGCATGGTCTGATGAACCAAACGGAAACTATCGGGCCGGTGAATATCGGCAATCCGGGGGAATTCACGATCCTCGAATTTGCTCAAATGGTGATTGCGAAAACTGGCAGCGCTTCGCAAATCGTCTATGAGGAGTTACCACAGGACGACCCGAAACAACGTTGTCCCGACATTACGAAGGCGATGCGCTATATGCAGTGGTCGCCAACAATTCCGCTCTCGGAAGGGGTGGATAAGACGATTGCGTACTTTCGGAAGGTGATTGGGTAG